In the Gossypium arboreum isolate Shixiya-1 chromosome 10, ASM2569848v2, whole genome shotgun sequence genome, one interval contains:
- the LOC108474547 gene encoding CRIB domain-containing protein RIC5 — MKGLLRGLKYISQIFEDEKEPEMQIGNPTDVKHVAHIGMDGPSANKPSWMDEFSSEFSSTPVNGNQQLKPPPAGNQDSLPPTSNEKQKKSRRKQSASIGSPGGGSPKVSEKKARRQRTSNLSMESTNRDLSSRERRNRRATEPSSQVVLPDIPKKSRQKKPKESCGSDRSPSPSRFEY, encoded by the exons ATGAAGGGTCTTTTAAGAGGTTTGAAATACAtttcccaaatttttg AGGATGAAAAAGAACCAGAAATGCAAATTGGAAATCCTACAGATGTAAAACATGTTGCTCATATCGGTATGGATGGTCCTTCCGCCAATAAACCGAGCTGG ATGGATGAGTTCAGTTCTGAGTTCTCATCAACTCCTGTAAATGGTAATCAACAATTAAAGCCTCCACCTGCAG GAAATCAGGACTCATTACCACCTACTAGCAATGAGAAGCAAAAGAAGTCGAGACGCAAACAATCCGCAAGCATCGGCTCACCTGGAGGAGGTTCACCGAAAGTGTCCGAGAAGAAAGCTAGGCGCCAGCGTACATCGAACCTCTCAATGGAATCCACTAATCGAGATTTATCTTCCCGTGAAAGGCGAAACCGTCGTGCCACTGAACCATCTTCTCAAGTAGTACTACCTGACATCCCGAAAAAATCTCGGCAAAAGAAACCAAAGGAATCATGTGGATCAGATAGGTCTCCTTCGCCATCCAGATTCGAGTATTGA
- the LOC108487821 gene encoding polyubiquitin-like → MKPSAAERPHVGSSEEEIPVYLKLVKTVAWKVKPTETVKNLKALLYEKGIVSETIRDLCFAGKLLNDDERLVDHGIQRNSTLHLLLQNFDVVKLHIKIPSEQRTIVVEARANDTVESIKSLIKVTEGIELNRFSLIYEGKLLEEDWTLSSLEVKNESTICVVFSQKDVLSIYVKALSGKVAKLTVKVTFSVADVKAIADTMLGTSAGSLFYLGQQLEDSKILACYDIKEESMLQILHPLFQVFVKTWSGRTLTLDVQQNMTVQDVKDKIFKKLKIPVHLQSIIFSGKRLEGGRDLASYLIQKHSTLSMVLAPSSTIMRIEVGKITSSISHFSTVRTVKEMIRSKKGITVKEILYGEKALDDEFSLEHYGINKETELTVVY, encoded by the exons ATGAAACCATCAGCGGCTGAAAGACCCCATGTTGGCTCCTCTGAAGAAGAG ATACCTGTATACTTGAAGTTGGTGAAGACGGTCGCCTGGAAAGTTAAACCTACTGAAACTGTGAAGAATTTGAAGGCATTATTATATGAAAAAGGAATCGTTTCCGAGACTATTCGGGATCTTTGCTTTGCTGGTAAACTGCTCAATGATGATGAAAGGCTAGTTGATCATGGTATTCAGAGGAACTCCACTCTCCATTTACTTCTCCAGAATTTCGACGTAGTGAAGCTACACATCAAAATACCATCAGAGCAAAGGACCATTGTAGTGGAAGCAAGGGCTAATGATACCGTGGAAAGTATCAAGTCATTGATCAAGGTGACAGAGGGGATCGAATTGAATCGATTCTCTCTTATATATGAAGGAAAACTACTTGAAGAGGATTGGACTCTGAGCTCTCTTGAGGTAAAGAATGAGTCCACCATTTGTGTTGTTTTCAGCCAAAAGGATGTGCTTTCGATTTATGTCAAAGCATTATCCGGGAAAGTTGCAAAACTTACGGTTAAAGTAACGTTTTCGGTAGCCGATGTCAAAGCAATTGCTGATACTATGTTGGGTACTTCAGCAGGCAGTTTGTTCTATTTAGGCCAGCAACTCGAGGATTCGAAGATATTGGCTTGTTATGACATCAAAGAGGAATCAATGCTGCAAATTTTGCATCCCCTATTTCAAGTGTTTGTCAAGACTTGGAGTGGGAGAACCTTAACTCTTGATGTACAGCAGAATATGACGGTCCAAGATGTGAAGGACAAGATTTTCAAGAAGCTGAAGATTCCGGTTCATCTTCAGAGTATTATATTTTCGGGAAAACGACTCGAAGGAGGACGTGATCTGGCCAGTTACCTTATCCAGAAACATAGCACACTTTCTATGGTACTTGCACCATCATCAACCATCATGCGTATCGAAGTAGGCAAAATTACTAGCTCTATTTCTCACTTCTCCACCGTTCGTACTGTGAAGGAAATGATTCGATCGAAGAAAGGAATTACGGTGAAGGAAATACTATACGGTGAGAAGGCATTGGATGATGAATTCTCTTTGGAACATTATGGGATCAACAAGGAAACTGAATTGACTGTTGTGTATTGA